A genome region from Thermococcus alcaliphilus includes the following:
- a CDS encoding thioredoxin family protein: MDELEMIRRKKMLELMKKAGMIEVKPKKPKVIIEVITSPTCPYCPIAWAMAQEIARKYEGVIAKEVSVATPEGQRKAMEHNIMGTPTILINNRVEFIGVPNFAEFERRVRQYLST; encoded by the coding sequence ATGGACGAGCTGGAGATGATTAGAAGAAAAAAGATGCTTGAGCTCATGAAAAAAGCAGGGATGATTGAGGTCAAGCCTAAGAAGCCAAAAGTTATCATTGAGGTCATAACTTCTCCCACTTGTCCTTACTGTCCGATAGCATGGGCAATGGCGCAAGAAATAGCGAGAAAGTACGAGGGCGTGATAGCAAAGGAAGTGAGTGTTGCAACTCCAGAAGGGCAGAGAAAGGCTATGGAGCACAACATAATGGGAACACCAACGATTTTAATAAACAACCGTGTTGAATTCATAGGCGTGCCGAACTTTGCTGAATTTGAGAGACGGGTTAGGCAATATCTTTCCACATAA
- a CDS encoding transcriptional regulator — MKTNAFEAVAKYVYPSLRRRVVEILREKGLSQIQIAELLYITQSAVSRYLRMNRGALIEVEKFPDINEKLKRLAEIIMKEKPDEYYIHGELVKIAIEMLGKGYVCSFHSKVDPEIDPKLCRICIETFG, encoded by the coding sequence ATGAAGACCAACGCTTTTGAGGCCGTTGCAAAATATGTCTATCCATCTCTCAGGAGAAGGGTAGTAGAGATTTTAAGAGAGAAAGGACTTAGCCAAATTCAGATAGCTGAGCTTTTATACATAACTCAATCAGCCGTCTCTAGATACCTGAGAATGAATAGGGGTGCTCTCATAGAGGTAGAGAAATTCCCGGACATTAATGAGAAGTTGAAAAGACTCGCAGAGATTATAATGAAGGAGAAGCCCGATGAGTATTATATCCATGGAGAACTCGTCAAAATTGCCATTGAAATGCTTGGAAAAGGCTATGTTTGCTCCTTCCACTCCAAAGTAGACCCGGAGATAGATCCAAAGCTCTGCAGGATATGTATAGAGACATTTGGGTAA
- a CDS encoding DUF998 domain-containing protein, giving the protein MRIKVLKYSGIAGGMTYWLFTFWAVSKNNWFSFFEHALSNLGTGEANAPWIYNYGLIVSSLFVMLFAVYLVLISQTKLQTVGGAYISVAAIFLALIGLYPGGTRPHVFVSTYFFVQFFLGMFLYGLGSEKRVRNISTLLFILAIIGTLIGWPSVALIETYEILLIMAFALLIALQ; this is encoded by the coding sequence ATGAGAATCAAGGTCTTGAAGTATTCCGGAATAGCGGGAGGAATGACTTATTGGCTTTTTACTTTCTGGGCAGTCTCAAAAAACAATTGGTTCTCGTTTTTTGAACACGCGCTCAGTAATCTTGGGACAGGAGAAGCTAACGCACCTTGGATTTACAATTATGGGCTGATAGTCTCTTCACTATTTGTAATGCTTTTTGCGGTATATTTGGTTCTCATTTCTCAAACAAAACTTCAGACCGTTGGAGGTGCTTATATAAGCGTGGCCGCAATATTCCTTGCACTTATAGGACTCTATCCTGGGGGAACTAGACCCCATGTCTTTGTTTCCACATACTTTTTTGTTCAGTTCTTTCTCGGAATGTTTCTTTATGGTTTAGGAAGCGAGAAAAGGGTTAGAAATATTTCGACACTACTTTTTATTCTCGCAATTATTGGAACCCTTATTGGATGGCCATCTGTGGCTTTAATAGAAACTTACGAGATACTGCTGATAATGGCTTTTGCACTCCTGATAGCTTTGCAGTGA